Below is a window of Desulfarculaceae bacterium DNA.
GGGCGAGGTGCTGGGGCAGGTGGAGCACCTCACGCCGCTGTTGGATCTGGGCATCTTCATGGTGGCCCTTCTGGGCTTCACCATCTACTACGGCCTGGAGCTGCTGGCCATGCGCTCGGCCGAGCGGAGCCCCTCGGCAGAGGGCAAGGTCTACGCCCTGCACCTGGGCATGTACTGCCTGTACAACTTTTTGATCACCTACACCATGCCCCTCCGGGTGCAGACCGGCCTGGGCTACGCGGCCATCTTCACCGCGGCCATGGCCCTGCACTTCACCTTCACTGACCGGGGCCTGAACCGCCACTTCCCCCGCCGTTTCAACCAGGGCGGACGGCTGTTGTTGGTTGGCTCCCTGGGGGCGGGCTGGGTGGTCACCGCGCTCACCGACCCCATCAACGTGCTGGCGGTGAGCCTGATGATCGCCTTCCTCTCGGGGTCGATCCTCTACAACGTCTTCAAGGAGGAGCTGCCCACCGAGCGCGAGTCCTCCTATCCCTGGTTCTCCCTAGGCCTGGGGCTGACCACCGCCCTGTTGGCCCTGGAGGCCTACATCGGCCACTGAGCCCCGGAGGAGCACCATGCCCTTCAGCGACTATCAAGGCCACCGGATTTTCTATCAGCTATCCGGCGAGCAGGGCAGCCCGCCGCTGCTGTTCATTCACGGCATGTGGGGCGACCACAGCCAGTTCGCCGCTCAAGTGGAGCGCTTCGCGCCCCGCCACCAGGTGTTGGTGCCGGACCTCTTGGGCCACGGCCAGAGCGACAAGCCGGCGGTGGAGCTGAGCATGGAGGGGTTCGCCGAGCAGGCGGCCACCCTGTGCCGCCACGCGGGCCTCAAGCGGGTGGTGGTCATGGGCCACAGCCTGGGGGGCGCGGTGGCGGTCACTTTGGCCGCGCGCCACCCGGAGCTGGTGCGGGGGGTGATGTGCCTGGACACCACCCTTTTGGCCACGGCCAAGGCCAAGCAACAGGCCCTGCCCGCCATGCTGGCCCGCCTGGAGAGCGAGCCGCCGGTGGAGGCCCTGGCCGCCTGGCTGGAGCCCATGTTCCTGCCCAGCGACCCGCCGGAGATCAAGCAGCGGGTGCTGGAGGCGGTAAGCGCCGCGCCCCTGCACGTATCACGGGGCCTGGTCAGGGCGGTGGTGAACTGGGAGGGACAGGCCACCCTGGAAAGAGTGACCTGTCCCCTGCTCTACGTGGGCGGGGCCACACCCCGCACCCCCCGCGACAATCTCCTGCGCCTCAAGCCCCAGGCCCTCTATGGCCAAGTGATCGGCTCGGGCCACTTCATGATGCTGGTGGTGCCCGAGCAGATCAACGCCATGCTGAGCCGCTTCCTGGAGCTATTGCCCGCCATGGAAGCCGCCACCTAAGGCATACAAGCCGCCGCCAGCATCGGCCCCGTCTCCTCGCCCTCCAACAAGCCGTCGCGCATGTTGAGCACCCGGTCGGCATAGCCCGCGCAGGTGGCGCTGTGGGTGACCATCACGATGGTCATGCCCTCGGAGCCCAGGTTTTGCAGCAGCTCCATCATGCGCTGGGTGTTGGCCTGGTCCAGGTTGCCGGTGGGCTCGTCGGCCAAGAGAATCGGCGGCTGGTTGACCAGGGCCCGGGCCACGGCGGCCCGCTCCTGCTCCCCGCCGCTCACCTCGCCGGGCAGGCGGGCCTCCTTGCCCCCCAGCCCCACCCGCTCCAGGGCCAGATGGGCCAGGGCCAGCTTTTCCTTGTTGGGCAGGCGCTTGATGGCCAGGGGCAGCATCACGTTCTCGGCCAGGTTCAGATAGGGCACCAGGTTGAAGCTCTGGAACACGAAGCCCAGGTACTCCCGCCGAAAGTCGGCCCGCTGGTTCTGGTTGAGGCCGAAGACCTCGATGCCGTCCACCGTGTAGCCGCCTTGTTCCGGCGTGTTGAGCGCGCCCAGCACGGCCAGGAGGGTGGACTTGCCCGAGCCCGAGGGGCCCATCACCGCCACGAACTCGCCGGTGTCTATCTCCAGGCTCACGCCGCCCAGGGCGCTCACCTTGGCCGCGCCGGAGCCGTAGGTCTTGTGCAGATCGCTCGCTTTAATAAAGCTCATGACATTTCTCCTACAGGGTGCGCAGCGCCTGAGCCGGGTCCAGGCGGGAGGCCATCCAGGCCGGGTAGAGGCTGGCCAGGGCCCCGCAGATCAGGGCCAGGCCCAGGGCGGCGGCGGCCAGGAGCGGGTCCCAGGCCAGGTGCACCCCGCCCCCTTCGCTGAACCAGGGCAGGGCCAGCTCGCCGGCCCCGTGGCCGGCCACATAACCCAGCAGCCCGGCGGCGGCCGAGAGGATGAGCGCCTCGGTGAGCACCACCCGCATCACCTGGCCGGAGCGGAAGCCGATGGCCCGGAAGATGCCGATCTCGTTGGTGCGCTCCTTGACGCTGCCCATCATGGTGACCAACACCACCAGCCCGCCCAACAGCGCCACCAAGAGCGACACCCCCAGGGCGAAGCGCCGGAAAGAGGCGATGGTCTCCATGCGGCCCTTGACCACGCTCTGGATGGCCATGACCTTGGCGCCGGGCAGGGCCCGGCCGATCTGGGCCACCATGGCGTCGATGGGGCAGTCCTTGCACAGGGCGGCCACCTCCACCATGGACACCAGGCCGCCCTTGCCCAGGAGCTCCTGGGCCGGGGCCAGGGGCATGAACAACAGGTGGTCGTCCTGGCTGCCGGTGGGCTCCAATACGCCGCTCACCGTGAGCTCGCGGCCCTTGAGGGTCAGCTTGTCGCCGGGCTTGAGGTTCAATAGGCGGGCGGCCTCGGCCCCGGGGGC
It encodes the following:
- a CDS encoding ZIP family metal transporter: MEFIRLGSIVEALVITLVLMLSHYFSRVVARIPGGNEKRLRSFAGGVAVAYVFLHMLPELVEGRDAVGEVLGQVEHLTPLLDLGIFMVALLGFTIYYGLELLAMRSAERSPSAEGKVYALHLGMYCLYNFLITYTMPLRVQTGLGYAAIFTAAMALHFTFTDRGLNRHFPRRFNQGGRLLLVGSLGAGWVVTALTDPINVLAVSLMIAFLSGSILYNVFKEELPTERESSYPWFSLGLGLTTALLALEAYIGH
- a CDS encoding alpha/beta hydrolase gives rise to the protein MPFSDYQGHRIFYQLSGEQGSPPLLFIHGMWGDHSQFAAQVERFAPRHQVLVPDLLGHGQSDKPAVELSMEGFAEQAATLCRHAGLKRVVVMGHSLGGAVAVTLAARHPELVRGVMCLDTTLLATAKAKQQALPAMLARLESEPPVEALAAWLEPMFLPSDPPEIKQRVLEAVSAAPLHVSRGLVRAVVNWEGQATLERVTCPLLYVGGATPRTPRDNLLRLKPQALYGQVIGSGHFMMLVVPEQINAMLSRFLELLPAMEAAT
- a CDS encoding ABC transporter ATP-binding protein, translating into MSFIKASDLHKTYGSGAAKVSALGGVSLEIDTGEFVAVMGPSGSGKSTLLAVLGALNTPEQGGYTVDGIEVFGLNQNQRADFRREYLGFVFQSFNLVPYLNLAENVMLPLAIKRLPNKEKLALAHLALERVGLGGKEARLPGEVSGGEQERAAVARALVNQPPILLADEPTGNLDQANTQRMMELLQNLGSEGMTIVMVTHSATCAGYADRVLNMRDGLLEGEETGPMLAAACMP
- a CDS encoding FtsX-like permease family protein, which produces MNLTDIALLNLRRKKAKAAFVLAGLLTGVATMVALMGLGSALTHEVNHKLEKYGANILITPKSDQLNLSYGGLSLGGFSFATREINQADLARIRHIENSANVAAVGPMVLGRVEVGSRPVLLAGVDWREAHILKPWWKVRGAEPKAGQLAPGAEAARLLNLKPGDKLTLKGRELTVSGVLEPTGSQDDHLLFMPLAPAQELLGKGGLVSMVEVAALCKDCPIDAMVAQIGRALPGAKVMAIQSVVKGRMETIASFRRFALGVSLLVALLGGLVVLVTMMGSVKERTNEIGIFRAIGFRSGQVMRVVLTEALILSAAAGLLGYVAGHGAGELALPWFSEGGGVHLAWDPLLAAAALGLALICGALASLYPAWMASRLDPAQALRTL